Genomic DNA from Enterococcus saccharolyticus subsp. saccharolyticus:
TTTTTAAGATAGTTCGTGTTTAAGCCAAGAGATTTATCTTTATTTTACACTCACAAAAATAAAGCGTTTACAACAAAGAACTTGGGTGTTATTATAATGGCAGATGATAGTCTGGTTTCAAGGAGGACGACGAGTATATGATAACGTTTTATGAAGAAGCTCAGCATTTTGTGTCATATTTAACACCAGCAGAAAGAAAAAAAATGTTTTATGACCTTTCCAAAGTTTTACAACAATGCAGCGACACGCAAAAACGAAAACTTTCATGGAATGAACGAATGGTTTTTTTGACAAAACCTTATCGTCGTTGTAAACAACTTTTTCAATTTACCAATCATCATAATGAAGAGATTGTGATTCGAGAAGTCTATCAGTCACATTTTTTTCAACGTCAGTATCACATCGAAGTATTTTTAAATTTTAAAGAGACGTCGATTGAATTCGTCCAAACACTTTTTCTCATTTTAAAACGAGAGCTTTATACAATTAGTTTTATTACCCAAAGATGAATCAAAGACAAAAAACCCAATTCCCAAAAAGTTTGGAAATCGGGTTTATTTTTATGCGGAAAATTATTCAGCTAGACCAACACGCTCAAAAATAGTATCAACATTTTGTAAATGATGATTATAATCGAAAGCATCATCTAAGTCTGCTTTTGTTAAAACATTTGTCACTTTTTCGTCCGCTTCTAATAATGGACGGAAAGCCGTTTGCTCATCCCAAGCTCTCGCTGTGTGTGGTTGTACTAAATCATAGGCTTGTTCACGTGTCATTCCGTGATCGATTAGTTTTAACATCACACGTTGGCTATAAATCAAGCCAAATGTTGCATTCATGTTGCGTTTCATATTTTCTGGGAAGACCGTCAAGTTTTTCACGATGTTACCAAAACGGTTTAACATGTAGTTTAATAAAATAGTTGTATCTGGAATAATAATACGTTCTGCTGAAGAATGAGAAATATCGCGTTCGTGCCATAATGACACGTTCTCATAAGCAGTAATCATATGCCCACGAACCACACGAGCTAGACCAGACATATTTTCAGAACCAATCGGATTACGTTTATGTGGCATTGCTGATGAGCCTTTTTGACCTTTTGCAAAGAATTCTTCGACTTCGCGTGTTTCTGATTTTTGCAACCCACGAATTTCTGTTGCAAATTTTTCAATACTTGTCGCAACTAATGCCATGGATGCTAAATATTCAGCATGTAAATCTCTTGGCAAGACTTGTGTTGAAACATCTTGGGGACGAATCCCTAATTTTGTACATACGTATTCTTCAACAAATGGCGGAATATTTGCAAAAGTACCTACTGCACCACTGATTTTCCCAGCTTCAACACCTTTCGCAGCATGTTCAAAACGTTCGATATTACGTTTCATTTCAGAGTACCACAAGGCTAATTTCAATCCAAATGTAGTTGGTTCGGCATGAACACCATGTGTGCGCCCCATCATTACAGTGTATTTATGTTCTTTTGCTTTTTCGCCAATAATGTCTGTTAAGCGTTGCAAATCTTGACGTAAAATATGATTGGCTTGTTTCATTAAATAACCATAAGCAGTATCGACCACGTCAGTTGACGTCAAGCCGTAATGTACCCATTTGCTTTCATCTCCTAGTGTTTCAGAAACGGCACGCGTAAAGGCTACAACATCGTGTCTTGTTTGTTCTTCGATTTCTAAAATGCGTTGAATATCAAATGAGGCATTCGCACGAATTTTTTCAACGTCTTCTTTTGGGATTTCACCAAGTTCAGCCCAAGCTTCATCTGCTAAGATTTCCACTTCTAACCACGCTTGATAGCGATTTTCATCTGTCCAGATTTGCCCCATTTCAGGTCGTGTATAACGTTCTAACATAATTTATCTCCTCTTAATCCCAAATTTTCGTTTTTTTGATTTCTTCTAATGTTCGGTCGATATTTTCAGTAACAATGGTAATATGTCCCATTTTGCGTCCTTTTTTCGCTGCGGATTTTCCATAATAATGGAATTGCCAATGCGCTTTACGACCAATCATGCGATACGTTTCTTCCAAATGTTCCCCTAGCACGTTGACCATGACAGCGTCACTGAGTAGTCGCGTTTTGCCTAATGGCCAACCACAAATTCCACGAATATGCGCATCAAATTGACTCATATTACACGCTTCAATTGAATAATGACCGGAATTGTGTGGACGAGGCGCCAATTCATTCACATAAATACTTCCTGCTTCGGTTAAGAACATTTCAATTCCCAGCACTCCTCGCAAGTCTAATGCCTTAGCAATGACTGTCGCAATTCGTTCTACTTCTTTCACAACATCTTGCGGAATATTTGCTGGTGCAATCGTTTCATGTAAAATATTATTACGATGAATATTTTCAACAACTGGGAAAGTGGTATACTCACGACCATTTCCGGCAACCATAATGGATAATTCTTTCTCAAAAGGAATCCACGCTTCTAATTCACACGTTCCTTCACGTAGTAAATTCATCGATGAAGCAAGGTCTGTACGACTCTTTAAGACATATTGTCCTTTCCCATCATACCCACCACGTGTCGTTTTTAAGACACATGGATAACCAATATTCTCAATCGCATCTTGAATATCTGTAGGGCTAATAATTGTAGCATATGGTGCAATCACAATATTATTTGCTTCCAAAAAAGATTTCTCTAATAAACGATCTTGAGTAATTGCTAATAAATCGGTTCCTTGAGGCACCTCACAAAATGGCAAAATGGCATTTAAAGCTTCTACACTGACATTTTCAAATTCATAGGTCATGACATCACTGCGTTTTGCCATTTCTTCTAACGCTAAAATATCATCATATTCAGCGATAATATGCCAATCAGCAATTTGTGCTGTCGGACAGTTTTCCATAGGGTCTAACACACCTACACGAAAACCCATTTGTTTTGCACTCATGGTCATCATTCGACCTAATTGGCCGCCACCAACGATTCCAATCGTTGCACCCGGCATCAACGGTTTAACCAAGTTGATCACTACTTTCCATTACTGATTCTTCCATTTGTTTACGTTTTTGAGCAAGTTTATCTGCTACCTTTAAATCATACATTGAAAGCATCTGTGCCGCAAGTATTCCTGCGTTAATTGCGCCAGCTTTTCCAATCGCTGTTGTAGCAACGGGCACTCCTCCCGGCATTTGAACAATTGATAATAATGAATCTAAACCATTTAATGTTCGTGATTGCACTGGAACACCAATCACTGGTAAGGTCGTTTTTGCAGCAATCATCCCTGGTAAATGTGCTGCTCCTCCCGCTCCAGCAATAATAACTTTCAATCCATTTTCACGAGCATTTTCAGCAAAAGAAAACATAAAATCAGGGGTACGATGTGCAGAAACAACTTTTTTTTCATACGACACGCCAAGTTCATCCAAACTATCACACGCACCTTTCATTGTTTCCCAATCAGACGTACTCCCCATCACAACAGCAACTAAAGGTTTCATTTTCCAAACTCCTTCTCATTTATTCTTTTTCATTTTAGCAATCGAAAAAAACAAAGTCAAAACTTTAACGAATAATTATAAATCTATTTTCAAGAACGTTCGTGAAATACTGAAAAATGTTTTTTTAATGCTTCTGAAGAAGAAAAGATCTGTTGTTGATATTTTTCATTGTAAAGTTGTATGACCTCACCCATTGATAATTGTGGGACAATCATCATTTCAGTAGTCGCCAGTTTTTTCAACGTGGCAATGATTTGTTGATGATGTGCCTCTAAATCTCCTCGCAGATACCATTCAAATACTTCGTCAATAAAAACGATATTGATTTCTTGAAGCCACGGGCAACTGCGAGAGAGTCGTGCAGTCGTCCCCGAAATTGTTTTTTCGTTGGTAAATAATACTGTCACGGAAGTCGTCTGTGGTAATTGTTCAAACAGAATTTCATCAATTTGTAAAATAGGAATCGGAAATATCCGCTGAATTTTTTCAATAAAAACAATATAATTTGTACACGTCACTAGAATCGCATCTGGTTGATACTGCATTAATTCATCTAATTGTTTTTCAACATACTCTTTAATCATTTCTTCGTCTTCATTGTCTTGAATTTTAGATAGTAACGCTTCGTCCACTTTATGAATGCGTTCTAAGGGAACTGTTTGAAGTGCATTTTCTACAATTTCACGATTATTCAAATTCGCGTGTAAACAAACAATCCGCATACGATTCTCCCCTCTAATTAGTAAAAAACATGCAGTAGTTTTTAACCACCGCATGTTTTTTATTCTTTCGTTTTCAACCCATTTAAGACTAAATTTAAAACGACTGCTGTTAAACTACTCATCACAATCCCGTTACTCGTAAATAATTGTAGTGTTTCTGGTAAACGATCAAATAGTTGAGGAATCATATTGAACCCTAAACCAAATCCAATCGAGACAGCTACAATTAATAGGTTCTTATCATTATTGTAGTCAACTTTTGATAACATACGCATACCTGCAACAGCGACCATACCGAACATGACTAACATACCGCCACCTAAAACGGCTTCTGGAATGACTTGTGCCAAGGCACCGATCTTAGGAAATAAGCCTAGAATAATTAAAAAGATTGCTGCAAAATAAATTGGTAATCTCGTCTTAATCCCTGAAAGTTGGACTAAACCAACATTTTGTGAAAACCCTGTATGAGGGAATGTGTTAAAAATCCCACCTAATAAAATAGCTAAACCTTCTGTACGATACCCTCGTTTTAAATCTTCTCCTGTGACTTCTTGCTCAGTAATTTCTCCTAAAGCAAAATACACACCAGTCGATTCAACCATACAAACAATCACAATAATAATCATTAAAATAATTGAAACAATATCAAACGTTGGCATCCCAAAATAAAATGGATGTGGTACTTGAAATACAGGTGCTTGACTAATCGCAGAGAAATTGACATCTCCCATAAAATAAGCTAATAACGTTCCGCCTGCTAAACCAATCAAAACAGCAATGGAGCGAATAAAACCACGGCCAAACGCTTGAATACCAATAATCAGTGCAATCGTTACAAAGGCTTGAAGTAAGTAACGTGGCTCACCAAAATTGCTCATTGAAACATCGCCGCCACCCATTTTACCGATTGCCACAGGAATCAATGTTAACCCGATAACTGTAATGACTGTTCCTGTCACAATGGTGGGGAACAAAACTTTAATTTTAGAAAAAATACCGGCTGTAACCATTAAAAACAATCCTGCAACAATAATTGAACCAAAAACAGCTCCGATTCCTGCTTGTGAACCAATCATAATGGCTGGTCCAACCACTTGAATCGCACAACCTAAAATTACAGGTAATCCAATTCCGAAATATTTCGTCACAGTTAATTGTAAAAGTGTAGCCAAACCACACATGAAAATATCCATTGAAATCAAGTACGTCATTTGCTGCGCATCCATGCCCAACCCTGTACCAATCAATAGCGGAACAGCAACTGCACCTGCGTACATCGCTAAAAGATGTTGCAGACCTACTAAAGCTGCTTTACCATTTTCTTCGTTCATTTGATTACGCATCTGCTTCACGGAAGGCTACCTCCCCATCAGCTAATGACGCAATACGAGCTAGTGAAACAACGCGAATGCCCATATCTTCTAATAGTTGACGACCATCTTGGAAAGACTTTTCAATCACAATACCAACGCCTTCAACTTGCGCACCTGCTTGACGACACAATTCAATTAAGCCCTTCGCTGCTTGCCCATTTGCTAAGAAATCATCAATAATTAATACTTTATCTTCGTTATTTAAAAATTTACGTGAAATTGAAATGGTACTTGTTACTTGTTTTGTAAATGAATAAACAGAACTAGTTAATAATTCCTCATCCATTGTTAAACTTTTGGCTTTACGCGCAAAAATCATTGGAACATCCAACTGTTTTGCTGCATATAATGCCGGAGCAATTCCAGATGCTTCAATTGTGACTACTTTCGTAATGCCACTTTCTGTAAACACTTCTGCAAAACGCGCACCAATTTTTTCCATTAATTCAGGATCGACTTGATGCGTAACAAAACTGTCAACTTTTAATACACCTTCTCCTAAAACATTGCCATCCTTTTGAATACGACTAACTAATTCTTCCATCTTTACAAACTCACTTTCCTTCACTTTAATAAAATAAAAAGAGCACCTCTTTGCGAATACAGCAAAAAAGGTGCACAAACAAACACTTTTTTACCTATAGTCCGATATTCCGGTATCGGGTAGAAACTGTCGACCTATTACGACGATATATAAGTAAGAACTAATTATGAAAAACACAACCATCATTATGCCTATAAATTGGATAAAATACAAGTAAACTCAATCATAAATTTGGATTTTCTCATTTTTCGTTCGATTTTAGTGTGATTTTTTAAATTCATTTCGTTCACGTTCACGATAAAAGTCCATTTTCTTACTGAACAATTTCCCATTAGAAGGTGGTGTGTACGTAATTGCATTTGCGCCGGCTTCAATCGTTTCACAAATACTTTCTTCATTTGGACCACCCGTAGCAATAATTGGCAATTCTGGATAAAGTTTTCGGAAATGGCGGACTGTATCTGCCGTCTCTTTTCCTGCGCTAATATTAATAATTTTAACGCCCGCCTCAATTTTTTCATCAATCGGCGTATATTTACTCGTCACAGTACTGACTACAGGAATATCTACTACACTGCATACTTCTTGAACTGTTTCAATAGGTGTCGGTCCGTTCAAGACGACCCCTATCGAACCTTGCGCTTCTGCAAAAAGACTCATATAAGAAGCACGTGTTCCTTGGGTTAGTCCTCCACCAACACCAGAAAAGACTGGAATATCAGCCGCTTCAATAATACTCTTTGTAATCGCTGGATGCGGAGTAAATGGATACACTGCAATAACAGCATTCGCATTTGTATTACGAATAATCGCAATATCTGTTGTAAAAATAATCGACTTAATTTTTTTACCAAAAATAATAATACCACTGGCTTCATCAATTATTTCTGGTACCTTCACAATATCTTTTCTTAACTCAGTGGTAATATTGGGAATAAATTGTTTGCTCATCGAAAATCAGCTCCTTTTAATCGTATTGATTAAGTTGATAGGTTTCGATTACATCTTTGATTTTTGCTGCATAACCTGGATCAGTGGCATAACCTGCTTCTTGCAAGGCATCTGCAGCAACTTGATAATTTGGAGCAGTGAGAACTTTTTCATATTTTTCAGGACTCCAGTCCACACCATTAACAAATAACATGGTATGATCATCCATTGACTCTTCCCAAGAATTGTACACACGA
This window encodes:
- the purE gene encoding 5-(carboxyamino)imidazole ribonucleotide mutase is translated as MKPLVAVVMGSTSDWETMKGACDSLDELGVSYEKKVVSAHRTPDFMFSFAENARENGLKVIIAGAGGAAHLPGMIAAKTTLPVIGVPVQSRTLNGLDSLLSIVQMPGGVPVATTAIGKAGAINAGILAAQMLSMYDLKVADKLAQKRKQMEESVMESSDQLG
- a CDS encoding xanthine phosphoribosyltransferase, whose product is MEELVSRIQKDGNVLGEGVLKVDSFVTHQVDPELMEKIGARFAEVFTESGITKVVTIEASGIAPALYAAKQLDVPMIFARKAKSLTMDEELLTSSVYSFTKQVTSTISISRKFLNNEDKVLIIDDFLANGQAAKGLIELCRQAGAQVEGVGIVIEKSFQDGRQLLEDMGIRVVSLARIASLADGEVAFREADA
- the purK gene encoding 5-(carboxyamino)imidazole ribonucleotide synthase, which translates into the protein MVKPLMPGATIGIVGGGQLGRMMTMSAKQMGFRVGVLDPMENCPTAQIADWHIIAEYDDILALEEMAKRSDVMTYEFENVSVEALNAILPFCEVPQGTDLLAITQDRLLEKSFLEANNIVIAPYATIISPTDIQDAIENIGYPCVLKTTRGGYDGKGQYVLKSRTDLASSMNLLREGTCELEAWIPFEKELSIMVAGNGREYTTFPVVENIHRNNILHETIAPANIPQDVVKEVERIATVIAKALDLRGVLGIEMFLTEAGSIYVNELAPRPHNSGHYSIEACNMSQFDAHIRGICGWPLGKTRLLSDAVMVNVLGEHLEETYRMIGRKAHWQFHYYGKSAAKKGRKMGHITIVTENIDRTLEEIKKTKIWD
- the purB gene encoding adenylosuccinate lyase; translated protein: MLERYTRPEMGQIWTDENRYQAWLEVEILADEAWAELGEIPKEDVEKIRANASFDIQRILEIEEQTRHDVVAFTRAVSETLGDESKWVHYGLTSTDVVDTAYGYLMKQANHILRQDLQRLTDIIGEKAKEHKYTVMMGRTHGVHAEPTTFGLKLALWYSEMKRNIERFEHAAKGVEAGKISGAVGTFANIPPFVEEYVCTKLGIRPQDVSTQVLPRDLHAEYLASMALVATSIEKFATEIRGLQKSETREVEEFFAKGQKGSSAMPHKRNPIGSENMSGLARVVRGHMITAYENVSLWHERDISHSSAERIIIPDTTILLNYMLNRFGNIVKNLTVFPENMKRNMNATFGLIYSQRVMLKLIDHGMTREQAYDLVQPHTARAWDEQTAFRPLLEADEKVTNVLTKADLDDAFDYNHHLQNVDTIFERVGLAE
- a CDS encoding nucleobase:cation symporter-2 family protein; this encodes MNEENGKAALVGLQHLLAMYAGAVAVPLLIGTGLGMDAQQMTYLISMDIFMCGLATLLQLTVTKYFGIGLPVILGCAIQVVGPAIMIGSQAGIGAVFGSIIVAGLFLMVTAGIFSKIKVLFPTIVTGTVITVIGLTLIPVAIGKMGGGDVSMSNFGEPRYLLQAFVTIALIIGIQAFGRGFIRSIAVLIGLAGGTLLAYFMGDVNFSAISQAPVFQVPHPFYFGMPTFDIVSIILMIIIVIVCMVESTGVYFALGEITEQEVTGEDLKRGYRTEGLAILLGGIFNTFPHTGFSQNVGLVQLSGIKTRLPIYFAAIFLIILGLFPKIGALAQVIPEAVLGGGMLVMFGMVAVAGMRMLSKVDYNNDKNLLIVAVSIGFGLGFNMIPQLFDRLPETLQLFTSNGIVMSSLTAVVLNLVLNGLKTKE